One genomic window of Bactrocera dorsalis isolate Fly_Bdor chromosome 4, ASM2337382v1, whole genome shotgun sequence includes the following:
- the LOC105232181 gene encoding uncharacterized protein LOC105232181, producing the protein MTSHIMWTTIQRLFSQIRATNDSTAPVLSKDYNVIWPPNNSAIKITTFGRQLLQKCAIVNKPDGGKISIESFMVQSNNFPLQFGTDTCRVMSQPAQRHSAIREQIASAYPLIHERVLYLYLAFLEHKNKYGNEIERAIYADMTLTALVERLLVKRCAAFYGCIDKYLLITGEKGDGGFCEVGTDEEKAPLQLKNVLSYDEIKLSAFLSISSQTEFINDGNRYNEGAVEVDNSKIETEGIVIGMIGGRFQVKEAMEWQDIMITATQNTKENGYGFTTQEAALANKRNVDYRRIWTDFYEEADLVYEKVNAQHSKRFFKRPNVNFIFDNLMMKKRYAIAFDTLLLEAESRGAYLNKQIYIHVVGIGLGAWRAVPQQEKIFLETFGERFQQLLPQLSHISVVHFSYFVLSAWANLQDGGFMLSETHPEGGIKIFMNNRKPSEKLPPEYKNVLVLESYAWAGNALPGNDFWLGALASSGDPAAACSTLISELHNPHINTDMVNGNNLHVVSPRYGVLHIADYAKKVLQ; encoded by the exons ATGACAAGTCATATAATGTGGACAACTATTCAAAGACTATTTTCTCAAATAAGGGCTACCAACGATAGCACAGCGCCAGTGCTGAGTAAAGATTATAATGTGATATGGCCACCAAACAATTCAGCGATAAAAATAACAACGTTTGGTAGGCAATTACTGCAAAAGTGCGCAATTGTAAATAAACCAGATGGAGGTAAAATAAGTATTGAAAGCTTCATGGTACAATCGAACAACTTTCCTttgcaa tttggCACCGATACTTGTCGTGTAATGAGTCAGCCGGCTCAACGTCATTCAGCAATCAGAGAGCAAATAGCATCTGCGTATCCTTTGATACATGAAAGAGTACTCTACTTGTATTTGGCATTTTTGgagcataaaaacaaatatg GTAACGAAATAGAACGCGCGATTTATGCGGACATGACGCTCACTGCTCTTGTAGAAAGACTTTTGGTTAAGCGTTGTGCTGCATTTTATGGTTGTATAGATAAATACCTGCTTATCACAGGTGAAAAAGGTGATGGTGGTTTTTGTGAAGTTGGCACTGACGAAGAAAAAGCACCGCTGCAATTGAAAAATGTCTTGAGTTATGATGAAATTAAG CTCTCCGCTTTCCTCTCAATCTCTTCACAAACCGAGTTCATAAATGATGGCAACCGTTATAATGAGGGCGCAGTTGAGGTGGACAATTCGAAAATTGAGACCGAGGGCATAGTAATCGGCATGATTGGTGGACGCTTTCAAGTTAAAGAGGCCATGGAGTGGCAGGATATAATGATAACTGCCACACAGAATACAAAGGAGAATGGCTATGGGTTCACAACACAGGAGGCAGCTCTGGCTAATAAACGCAATGTTGATTATCGTCGAATTTGGACAGATTTTTATGAAGAAGCAGATTTAGTATACGAGAAAGTTAACGCACAGCACTCGAAACGTTTTTTCAAAAGGCCCaatgttaattttatatttgataatttaaTGATGAAGAAGCGCTATGCCATCGCCTTCGATACGCTATTATTAGAAGCAGAATCACGCGGCGCTTACcttaacaaacaaatatatatacatgtggtGGGCATAGGTTTGGGTGCGTGGCGTGCGGTGCCGCAGCAAGAGAAAATATTCTTAGAGACTTTTGGCGAACGTTTTCAGCAACTATTGCCGCAATTGTCACACATTTCTGTGGTGCACTTCTCCTATTTCGTTTTATCCGCCTGGGCAAATCTGCAGGATGGCGGTTTCATGTTGTCGGAAACGCACCCAGAAGgtggtattaaaatatttatgaacaatCGGAAACCCTCAGAAAAGCTG CCACCGgagtataaaaatgtgttgGTGTTGGAGTCATACGCTTGGGCGGGCAATGCTTTACCAGGAAACGATTTTTGGCTG ggaGCCTTAGCTTCGTCTGGGGATCCTGCTGCTGCTTGCAGTACGCTCATTTCTGAACTGCATAATCCACACATAAACACAGATATGGTAAACGGCAACAATTTGCATGTTGTATCTCCGCGTTATGGCGTTCTACATATTGCAGATTATGCAAAGAAAGTTTTACAATAA
- the LOC105232179 gene encoding uncharacterized protein LOC105232179, translated as MLRTFKNLFKTDAGATEEDAEAELKQVWPKRDSVLIYANFGKELLLKCADVLKPDAKQISIESFMETSTKFPIKFGTDTCRVMSQPAERYAEITKQIASAYPVIHERVLHLYLAFLEHKTKYGTDIERELYNGMTLTALVQRLLEKRCVSFVGPLDHYFLISGETGLGNFYNVGTSKEEAPFLLKDVLSYDEMKLSAFLSVSSYTEFLNDGNRRNAGVIEVDKSKIERVGVIVGIIGARFQAREAMDWQDVMVSKEQNIKKHGYGYTAQEAISTTNPAVNYRKLWTSFYEQQDLLYENISGKNRTRFYKIPNTMYIFDNLMMKKRYTVSFDTLLLEANARGATAGIQVYLHVVGIGLGAWRAVMHQDTIFLETFGERLQELLPCLGHISVVHFSYFNMTAWANLKNGGVLASESHPAGGIKIFLSNRNPAQKLETEFENMLVVESYAWDGNALPGNEFWHGSLITSGDPAAACSTLITELHNPHINTKMVNGENLHVASDRYGVLHIADFAKKVLL; from the exons ATGCTTCGTAcgtttaaaaacttatttaaaactgACGCTGGTGCAACTGAAGAAGATGCAGAAGCAGAATTGAAGCAAGTATGGCCAAAACGAGATTCTGTATTGATATATGCCAACTTCGGTAAGGAATTGCTGCTGAAATGTGCTGATGTGCTCAAACCCGATGCAAAGCAAATAAGTATCGAAAGTTTTATGGAAACATCGACAAAATTTCCAATAAag ttCGGTACGGATACGTGTCGTGTAATGAGTCAGCCGGCGGAACGTTATGCGGAAATCACTAAGCAAATTGCATCTGCCTATCCCGTAATACATGAGCGTGTGCTGCATTTGTATTTAGCTTTTTTGGAGCACAAAACTAAATACG GTACAGATATAGAACGCGAATTGTACAATGGCATGACGCTAACAGCTTTGGTGCAGCGATTGCTGGAGAAGCGTTGTGTCTCCTTTGTGGGACCGCTGGatcattattttttgataaGCGGTGAGACAGGTTTGGGTAATTTTTATAATGTAGGCACGTCGAAAGAGGAAGCGCCATTTCTCCTGAAAGATGTGCTAAGCTATGATGAAATGAAA CTTTCAGCTTTCCTATCTGTTTCGTCATACACGGAATTCCTCAACGATGGCAATCGCAGAAACGCTGGCGTAATCGAAGTGGATAAATCCAAAATAGAACGGGTTGGTGTTATAGTTGGCATTATTGGTGCACGCTTTCAAGCACGCGAAGCTATGGACTGGCAGGACGTAATGGTGAGCAAagagcaaaatatcaaaaaacacGGTTACGGTTATACAGCTCAAGAAGCTATAAGTACCACGAATCCTGCTGTTAATTATCGCAAATTGTGGACAAGTTTCTACGAGCAGCAAGATTTgctatatgaaaatataagtgGTAAAAATAGGACACGTTTCTACAAAATACCAAACACTATGTATATTTTCGATAATTTGATGATGAAAAAACGCTACACTGTATCTTTTGATACACTCTTGTTGGAGGCTAATGCGCGTGGCGCTACTGCTGGCATACAAGTGTATTTACATGTGGTTGGCATTGGATTAGGCGCCTGGCGCGCGGTCATGCATCAGGATACAATTTTTCTTGAAACCTTTGGCGAACGTTTGCAAGAACTATTACCCTGTTTGGGACATATTAGTGTGgtacatttttcttattttaacatGACGGCATGGGCGAATCTTAAAAATGGTGGTGTATTAGCTTCGGAGTCGCACCCAGCTGGTGGCATAAAGATATTCCTTAGCAATAGGAACCCAGCgcaaaaattg GAAACtgaatttgaaaatatgctTGTGGTGGAATCTTATGCTTGGGATGGAAATGCGTTGCCTGGAAACGAATTTTGGCAT GGTTCTCTAATAACTTCCGGCGATCCAGCAGCCGCCTGCAGCACACTCATCACTGAACTACACAATCCACATATCAACACAAAAATGGTGAATGGTGAAAATTTGCATGTAGCATCAGATCGTTATGGTGTTTTACATATTGCAGACTTTGCCAAAAAAGTGCTCCTCtaa
- the LOC105232180 gene encoding uncharacterized protein LOC105232180 yields MFACGCKKWFKSKRTKFDDKELEQIWPPYGSEIMLTEASKRLLQKSAYVQKPDISDIDVEGFIEQSLRFPIKFGRDTCRVMSQPKERYHEIAKQIASAYPIIHERVVGLYLAFLEHKCKYGNGLEHAIYADMTITGLVQRLLEKRCVAFVGPLDDYLLLKGRKTLANFFDVGAIDEKPPLLLKDVLSYDEIKLSAFLSVSSHTEFLNNGRRFNCGIIEEDKSKIEIEGVIIGIIGGRFEAEDVMEWQDIMITPMQNTKERGYGHKAKPAKKTKNPKVDYRQLWIRFYEEQDLLYDKVEFINSPRFFKDEKTRYIFDNLLMKKRYAITFDTLLLEADARGKATDKQVYLHVVGIGLGAWRAVQHQDKIFLKTFKERIQTLLLCLTHISVVHFSNFRPSAAKDFITDGDKIVSKDHPNGGIETLVQDRYPAQKLPSEYEKLLIVESYAWDANALPGNEFWKGALTSSGDPAAACSTLIAELHNPHINRKMVNGENLHVATERYGVLHISEYAKQILG; encoded by the exons atgttcgcCTGTGGCTGTAAAAAGTGGTTTAAATCTAAAAGAACTAAATTTGATGATAAAGAACTTGAACAGATTTGGCCGCCGTATGGTTCAGAAATTATGCTCACCGAAGCCAGCAAGCGATTACTGCAAAAATCGGCATATGTGCAAAAACCTGATATAAGTGATATTGATGTAGAGGGTTTCATAGAGCAATCTTTGCGATTTCCAATCAAG TTTGGCCGCGATACATGTCGAGTAATGAGTCAACCAAAGGAACGTTATCATGAAATTGCAAAACAAATTGCTTCTGCTTATCCGATAATACACGAACGTGTTGTTGGTTTATATTTGGCATTCTTGGAGCATAAATGCAAATATG GTAATGGACTGGAACACGCAATTTATGCAGATATGACTATTACAGGCCTAGTACAACGTTTACTTGAAAAACGTTGTGTGGCCTTCGTAGGTCCACTCGATGACTATCTGCTATTGAAGGGTAGAAAAACGTTGGCAAATTTTTTCGATGTGGGCGCCATTGATGAAAAACCACCATTGTTATTAAAAGACGTTTTAAGTTATGATGAGATAAAG CTTTCCGCTTTTCTTTCAGTATCTTCACACaccgaatttttaaataatggtAGACGTTTCAATTGTGGCATCATTGAAGAAGACAAATCAAAAATAGAAATTGAAGGTGTTATAATAGGTATAATCGGCGGCCGTTTCGAGGCAGAAGATGTAATGGAGTGGCAGGATATAATGATAACACCAATGCAAAATACGAAAGAACGTGGCTATGGTCACAAAGCGAAACCAGCAAAGAAGACAAAGAATCCAAAGGTCGACTACCGACAATTATGGATACGTTTTTATGAAGAACAAGATTTGCTGTATGATAAGGTAGAATTTATAAATTCACCACGATTTTTTAAAGATGAAAAAACACGCTATATTTTTGACAATCTGTTGATGAAAAAACGTTATGCCATAACATTTGATACACTACTGCTAGAGGCTGATGCGCGTGGTAAAGCTACTGACAAACAAGTGTACCTACATGTGGTTGGTATTGGGTTGGGCGCCTGGCGTGCCGTACAACATcaagacaaaatatttttgaaaacgtttAAGGAACGCATTCAAACGCTTCTATTATGTCTAACACATATTTCGGTAGTACACTTCTCAAATTTCCGACCATCCGCTGCAAAAGACTTTATAACGGATGGTGATAAGATTGTCTCGAAAGATCACCCTAACGGCGGTATAGAAACATTGGTGCAAGATCGTTATCCAGCACAGAAATTA CCGTCAGAATATGAAAAACTGTTAATTGTTGAATCGTATGCCTGGGATGCCAATGCATTGCCAGGAAATGAATTTTGGAAG GGCGCTCTCACGAGCTCCGGTGATCCTGCTGCTGCTTGCAGCACGCTAATTGCTGAACTACATAATCCTcatattaatagaaaaatggTGAATGGCGAAAATTTGCATGTGGCCACGGAACGCTACGGTGTCTTACACATATCTGAATACGCCAAACAAATTTTAGGTTAG
- the LOC105232183 gene encoding uncharacterized protein LOC105232183 isoform X2: MGHCEIINSLKFIATACNKCRCMSGHRSVGFLSFAYRTFGIKANMSTFGAEFEEVWPKPGAVIKLTEFGTKLLQKCLKVEKPDVSRIDIKSFIKKSSNFPVEFGTNTCRVISQPKERYPEIEKQIASAYPIIHERVLALYLAFLEHKCKYGNKRELELYQNLTLTDFVQRLLAKRCVSFFGKNDKYLLLSRHRGCSGFLDIGTDGEKPPLLLEDVLCYDEIKLSAFLSVSSHTEFLNDGNRQNCGVIERNKSRIETDGVIIGLIGARLVRRDVMEYQDIIITSKQNTKENGYGLPIDAETNSRPADYRRVWKQFYEERDYLYEQVTLDGKRFGNARAQKDIFDNVLMKKRYTISFDTLLLESEARAAAAGKQAFIHVVGIGLGVWRAAEQQEKVFLETFAQRLKLLLPKLSHIGVVHFSWFKLSEWGDLKHGGIYKSPTHPDGGIRTFLSKRNPADKLKSPELENMLLIVSYAWDGNALPGNEFWMKMLKSTGDSSTACSTLVTELHNPHINTELVNGANLHIASEKYGVLHIADYIKNILE, from the exons ATGGGTCATTGTGAAATCATAAATTCTCTGAAGTTCATTGCTACGGCGTGTAATAAATGCCGATGCATGAGTGGACACCGCTCAGTTGGCTTCCTATCGTTTGCTTA CAGAACATTTGGAATTAAAGCGAATATGTCAACTTTCGGTGCAGAATTTGAGGAGGTTTGGCCAAAACCGGGTGCAGTTATAAAATTAACCGAGTTTGGtacaaaattattacaaaagtgTTTGAAGGTCGAAAAGCCGGATGTGAGCCGTATAGACATTAAAAGCTTCATCAAGAAGTCATCTAACTTTCCCGTAGAG TTCGGCACCAATACCTGTCGTGTAATAAGCCAACCGAAAGAGCGTTATCCGGAAATCGAAAAGCAAATCGCTTCTGCCTATCCAATAATACATGAACGAGTTTTGGCCTTGTATCTAGCATTCTTGGAACACAAATGCAAATATG GAAATAAACGCGAACTTGAGCTATACCAAAATTTGACACTCACCGATTTTGTGCAACGCCTGCTGGCGAAGCGCTGCGTTAGCTTCTTTGGTAAAAACGATAAATATCTTTTATTATCACGCCATCGTGGCTGCAGTGGCTTCTTGGATATTGGCACGGATGGCGAGAAACCACCGTTGCTGCTAGAAGACGTGCTCTGCTACGATGAGATCAAG CTCTCCGCATTTCTTTCCGTATCTTCACACACGGAGTTCCTCAATGACGGCAATCGACAGAATTGTGGCGTCATCGAACGCAATAAATCGCGCATTGAAACGGACGGTGTCATAATTGGTCTAATTGGCGCACGACTTGTGCGACGCGATGTTATGGAATACCAGGATATCATAATTACCAGCAAACAAAATACCAAAGAAAATGGTTACGGTTTACCCATCGATGCGGAGACAAATTCACGTCCGGCTGATTACAGGCGCGTATGGAAGCAATTCTATGAGGAGCGTGATTATCTGTATGAACAGGTGACGCTTGATGGCAAACGTTTTGGCAACGCGCGTGCACAAAAGGACATATTCGATAATGTGCTAATGAAGAAACGTTATACGATCTCCTTTGATACGTTGCTGCTGGAGAGCGAGGCACGCGCTGCAGCTGCGGGCAAGCAAGCTTTTATACATGTGGTTGGCATTGGTTTGGGTGTATGGCGCGCGGCCGAGCAACAAGAGAAAGTATTTTTGGAAACCTTTGCGCAACGTTTGAAGCTGTTGTTGCCCAAATTGTCGCATATCGGTGTGGTGCACTTCTCTTGGTTCAAACTGAGCGAATGGGGCGATCTGAAGCACGGTGGCATTTATAAGTCGCCCACACATCCTGATGGCGGTATACGTACATTTTTATCAAAACGCAATCCAGCAGATAAGCTG AAATCCCCTGAGCTGGAGAATATGCTGCTTATCGTCTCATACGCCTGGGACGGCAATGCTTTGCCAGGCAATGAGTTTTGGATG aaaatgcTGAAGTCTACCGGCGATTCTTCAACAGCTTGCAGCACGCTCGTAACCGAGCTGCATAATCCGCATATCAATACGGAGCTGGTGAATGGCGCTAATTTACATATTGCCTCTGAGAAATATGGTGTTTTACATATAGcagattatattaaaaacatattagaATGA
- the LOC105232183 gene encoding uncharacterized protein LOC105232183 isoform X1: MGHCEIINSLKFIATACNKCRCMSGHRSVGFLSFAYRTFGIKANMSTFGAEFEEVWPKPGAVIKLTEFGTKLLQKCLKVEKPDVSRIDIKSFIKKSSNFPVEFGTNTCRVISQPKERYPEIEKQIASAYPIIHERVLALYLAFLEHKCKYGNKRELELYQNLTLTDFVQRLLAKRCVSFFGKNDKYLLLSRHRGCSGFLDIGTDGEKPPLLLEDVLCYDEIKLSAFLSVSSHTEFLNDGNRQNCGVIERNKSRIETDGVIIGLIGARLVRRDVMEYQDIIITSKQNTKENGYGLPIDAETNSRPADYRRVWKQFYEERDYLYEQVTLDGKRFGNARAQKDIFDNVLMKKRYTISFDTLLLESEARAAAAGKQAFIHVVGIGLGVWRAAEQQEKVFLETFAQRLKLLLPKLSHIGVVHFSWFKLSEWGDLKHGGIYKSPTHPDGGIRTFLSKRNPADKLVSINMKSPELENMLLIVSYAWDGNALPGNEFWMKMLKSTGDSSTACSTLVTELHNPHINTELVNGANLHIASEKYGVLHIADYIKNILE, encoded by the exons ATGGGTCATTGTGAAATCATAAATTCTCTGAAGTTCATTGCTACGGCGTGTAATAAATGCCGATGCATGAGTGGACACCGCTCAGTTGGCTTCCTATCGTTTGCTTA CAGAACATTTGGAATTAAAGCGAATATGTCAACTTTCGGTGCAGAATTTGAGGAGGTTTGGCCAAAACCGGGTGCAGTTATAAAATTAACCGAGTTTGGtacaaaattattacaaaagtgTTTGAAGGTCGAAAAGCCGGATGTGAGCCGTATAGACATTAAAAGCTTCATCAAGAAGTCATCTAACTTTCCCGTAGAG TTCGGCACCAATACCTGTCGTGTAATAAGCCAACCGAAAGAGCGTTATCCGGAAATCGAAAAGCAAATCGCTTCTGCCTATCCAATAATACATGAACGAGTTTTGGCCTTGTATCTAGCATTCTTGGAACACAAATGCAAATATG GAAATAAACGCGAACTTGAGCTATACCAAAATTTGACACTCACCGATTTTGTGCAACGCCTGCTGGCGAAGCGCTGCGTTAGCTTCTTTGGTAAAAACGATAAATATCTTTTATTATCACGCCATCGTGGCTGCAGTGGCTTCTTGGATATTGGCACGGATGGCGAGAAACCACCGTTGCTGCTAGAAGACGTGCTCTGCTACGATGAGATCAAG CTCTCCGCATTTCTTTCCGTATCTTCACACACGGAGTTCCTCAATGACGGCAATCGACAGAATTGTGGCGTCATCGAACGCAATAAATCGCGCATTGAAACGGACGGTGTCATAATTGGTCTAATTGGCGCACGACTTGTGCGACGCGATGTTATGGAATACCAGGATATCATAATTACCAGCAAACAAAATACCAAAGAAAATGGTTACGGTTTACCCATCGATGCGGAGACAAATTCACGTCCGGCTGATTACAGGCGCGTATGGAAGCAATTCTATGAGGAGCGTGATTATCTGTATGAACAGGTGACGCTTGATGGCAAACGTTTTGGCAACGCGCGTGCACAAAAGGACATATTCGATAATGTGCTAATGAAGAAACGTTATACGATCTCCTTTGATACGTTGCTGCTGGAGAGCGAGGCACGCGCTGCAGCTGCGGGCAAGCAAGCTTTTATACATGTGGTTGGCATTGGTTTGGGTGTATGGCGCGCGGCCGAGCAACAAGAGAAAGTATTTTTGGAAACCTTTGCGCAACGTTTGAAGCTGTTGTTGCCCAAATTGTCGCATATCGGTGTGGTGCACTTCTCTTGGTTCAAACTGAGCGAATGGGGCGATCTGAAGCACGGTGGCATTTATAAGTCGCCCACACATCCTGATGGCGGTATACGTACATTTTTATCAAAACGCAATCCAGCAGATAAGCTGGTGAGCATAAATATG AAATCCCCTGAGCTGGAGAATATGCTGCTTATCGTCTCATACGCCTGGGACGGCAATGCTTTGCCAGGCAATGAGTTTTGGATG aaaatgcTGAAGTCTACCGGCGATTCTTCAACAGCTTGCAGCACGCTCGTAACCGAGCTGCATAATCCGCATATCAATACGGAGCTGGTGAATGGCGCTAATTTACATATTGCCTCTGAGAAATATGGTGTTTTACATATAGcagattatattaaaaacatattagaATGA